One genomic window of Cydia fagiglandana chromosome 20, ilCydFagi1.1, whole genome shotgun sequence includes the following:
- the LOC134674465 gene encoding merlin: protein MPPFRRKKASKSFPVKVCTLDAELEFNLEWRATGRDLFDLVCRTIGLRETWFFGLQFEDTKHFISWLKLDKRVQDQCVSQMPGTPFMLLCKLYPEDVAEELIQEVTQHLLFLQVKQAILSMDIYCPPEASVLLASYAVQAKYGDYDETASKPGMLASEDLLPQRVIDQYQMTPEMWEDRIKIWYADHKGMSRDEAEMEYLKIAQDLDMYGVNYFSINNKKDTDLYLGVTALGLNIYEKDNKLMPKTTFPWSEIKHISFDDKKFIIKFVDKAANNFIFFSPKGMNKLILDLCIGNHDLYMRRRKPDTMEVQQMKAQAKEEKQRRQIERNKLAREKQLREAAERERAAMEQRLLQYQEEIRLANEALRRSEETAELLAEKGRVAEEEASLLAQKAADAERDNARLRLSAIRTEEEKVHLERKTREAEFLTARLVEESEKRAAEADRLKAELVAARVAEKQAKDKLLNFLSRAGAGSLPPPTVNSSSTVPSSLFPSTCSLPAELGEPPVNGAAEPELNSCLLVPDDSDDPHIHRLSREIEKERVEYLAKSKHLQQQLESLRCEFSVLRVERDAATLDRIHEAQAKAGDTKYSTLRRLRQGSTNTRLAFYEEL from the exons ATGCCGCCTTTTAGAAGAAAGAAGGCGTCTAAATCCTTTCCAGTGAAGGTGTGTACATTGGATGCCGAATTGGAATTCAACCTTGAG TGGCGAGCAACAGGAAGGGATTTGTTTGACCTAGTCTGCAGGACCATAGGGCTGCGGGAAACATGGTTCTTCGGGCTACAGTTCGAGGACACCAAACATTTCATAAGCTGGCTCAAATTAGACAAAAGAG TACAAGACCAATGTGTGTCCCAAATGCCGGGCACACCGTTCATGCTACTCTGCAAGCTCTACCCCGAGGATGTGGCCGAGGAACTCATCCAGGAGGTCACACAGCATCTTCTGTTCCTGCAAGTCAAGCAGGCGATCCTGAGCATGGATATATACTGCCCGCCGGAGGCGTCAGTGCTGCTTGCTAGCTATGCTGTGCAGGCTAAG TATGGAGACTACGACGAGACAGCCTCTAAGCCCGGAATGCTGGCCAGTGAAGACCTACTGCCACAGCGGGTCATTGACCAGTACCAGATGACTCCGGAGATGTGGGAAGATCGGATTAAAATATG GTACGCTGACCACAAGGGCATGTCGCGGGACGAAGCTGAAATGGAGTACCTGAAGATAGCACAAGACTTGGATATGTACGGCGTCAACTATTTCTCTATCAAT AACAAGAAAGACACAGACCTCTACCTCGGCGTGACAGCACTAGGTCTCAACATATACGAGAAGGACAACAAGCTGATGCCAAAAACGACATTCCCCTGGTCTGAGATAAAGCATATATCGTTCGACGATAAAAAGTTTATCATCAAGTTTGTCGACAAGGCGGCCAATAACTTTATATTCTTCTCGCCTAAGGGAATGAATAAATTG ATCCTTGACCTATGTATCGGAAATCATGATCTATACATGCGCCGCCGAAAACCAGACACCATGGAGGTCCAGCAGATGAAAGCTCAGGCCAAAGAGGAGAAACAG CGCCGGCAAATTGAGCGTAACAAGCTAGCGCGCGAGAAGCAACTACGGGAGGCTGCGGAAAGAGAGCGAGCCGCGATGGAGCAGAGATTATTGCAATATCAGGAAGAGATCCGGTTAGCCAACGAggcactg CGCCGTTCAGAAGAAACAGCAGAGCTATTAGCGGAAAAGGGACGGGTGGCTGAAGAAGAAGCATCTCTACTAGCACAGAAGGCGGCAGACGCTGAACGGGATAACGCCCGGCTCAGGCTATCTGCTATACGGACCGAGGAGGAAAAG GTCCACCTAGAACGCAAGACTCGCGAAGCGGAATTCCTCACGGCGCGTCTAGTCGAAGAGTCAGAAAAACGCGCCGCCGAAGCAGACAGACTAAAAGCGGAGCTGGTCGCAGCCAGAGTAGCTGAGAAACAGGCTAAGGATAAGCTGTTGAACTTCCTTAGCAGAGCTGGTGCAGGGTCGCTACCGCCACCTACTGTTAAT TCATCAAGCACAGTCCCATCAAGCCTGTTCCCGTCAACTTGCTCCCTCCCCGCCGAGCTGGGGGAGCCCCCGGTGAACGGGGCCGCGGAGCCCGAGCTCAACTCGTGTCTGCTCGTGCCGGACGACTCGGACGACCCGCACATACACCGCCTCTCCAGGGAGATCGAGAAGGAGCG AGTGGAGTATCTAGCAAAGTCGAAGCATCTCCAGCAGCAACTAGAGTCGTTACGGTGCGAGTTCTCTGTACTACGGGTGGAGCGCGACGCGGCGACGCTTGACAG GATACATGAAGCGCAAGCAAAGGCGGGCGACACCAAATACTCCACGCTCCGAAGGTTAAGGCAGGGCTCCACCAACACACGACTAGCGTTCTATGAGGAGCTCTAA
- the LOC134674743 gene encoding uncharacterized protein KIAA2013 homolog yields MDSASGNVGEMGRRTGELLRRINRFTDGPMTRKKLIILFLVVIFLLLYVGPTLMSWFFNSEDSASGQSFCQKQFLNPFQDAIGDYDAYMRPESEATLSSVRHNYVPYVGNGLLGLALNHDSHINIKHGRTLSLPVKYHPLYIIEDPDMKEFTVAEYKKGIINRFQCSNSGLQITYQYYAHRTIPSLFVQEIWVNNPSNKPRSVKISTPRVSDWPTAVKQTVKLHQGVDTKEYEVVTGMLEIPDSDNVKAVAIVCRKLGNTIQIDARDGLDLLILTTVQYSQPIKKSEYAKHKDIVETKAISEMEKVISLTGDRAAAKKLKENHVRVWQGLWYTGFYISDSKVQGIINGDRINATIYSILSQVQSYEHEEHIKPKEKAEILRTLTYSEGCYGGHSTLDAFNLWKPLNNLENLNNVASVWLLTLEKHGCHKLLKAGASGVNQAMILSFGSLRFSNQHLEYNIHPSKLHRDFLFRRVNYGNMTHVNISVIVQEDNKAAIFVALDRSDKTYYACDAGCLDSPVQLGPYRKYFPVKLTDPLTAILYITADQQHMEELRHAIHVVEVAEAPAHENHVIAMHKHGHSLGGLNPLFWISIIALIVVFHLFLCRIIMNEFCGSGVAYKRLYNKP; encoded by the coding sequence ATGGATAGTGCTAGCGGTAACGTTGGTGAAATGGGTCGGCGAACCGGAGAACTTTTAAGGCGTATCAACCGCTTCACAGACGGCCCCATGACGAGGAAGAAGCTGATAATACTCTTCCTGGTGGTCATCTTCCTGCTCCTCTACGTTGGTCCAACTTTGATGAGCTGGTTCTTTAACAGTGAGGATTCCGCGTCGGGTCAGAGTTTTTGCCAGAAGCAATTTTTAAATCCTTTCCAAGACGCTATCGGCGATTACGACGCTTACATGAGACCTGAGAGCGAAGCTACATTGTCCAGTGTACGACACAACTATGTGCCTTATGTCGGTAATGGCCTATTAGGCCTGGCTTTAAACCATGATAGTCATATTAATATCAAACATGGGCGGACACTATCGCTCCCTGTAAAATATCACCCTCTATACATCATAGAGGATCCAGACATGAAGGAATTTACTGTTGCCGAGTATAAAAAAGGTATCATAAACAGATTTCAATGTAGTAACAGTGGCTTACAGATTACTTATCAGTATTACGCACACAGAACGATACCATCACTGTTTGTGCAAGAAATTTGGGTCAACAATCCATCAAATAAACCTAGAAGTGTAAAAATCTCAACGCCTAGGGTGTCGGACTGGCCGACAGCTGTCAAACAAACCGTAAAACTTCACCAAGGAGTGGACACAAAGGAGTATGAGGTGGTCACCGGAATGCTTGAAATACCAGACAGTGATAATGTTAAAGCTGTTGCTATCGTGTGCAGAAAGCTTGGAAATACGATACAAATTGATGCACGAGATGGCTTGGATTTACTTATCTTGACAACCGTCCAATATAGTCAGCCTATAAAGAAATCCGAATATGCAAAGCATAAGGATATAGTTGAAACCAAAGCTATTTCGGAAATGGAGAAGGTCATTTCTCTAACCGGAGATAGAGCTGCCGCTAAGAAATTAAAGGAGAACCATGTCAGAGTCTGGCAGGGGCTATGGTATACAGGATTCTACATTTCAGACTCGAAAGTCCAAGGCATAATAAATGGAGACCGCATCAATGCTACTATCTATTCCATTCTGTCCCAAGTCCAGAGTTACGAACATGAGGAACATATAAAACCAAAGgaaaaagctgaaattttgcgtACACTTACTTATTCGGAAGGCTGTTACGGAGGACATTCAACCTTAGACGCATTTAATTTATGGAAACCTTTAAATAACCTAGAAAACTTGAATAATGTTGCTAGTGTTTGGTTGTTGACGTTAGAAAAACATGGCTGCCATAAACTCCTCAAAGCCGGAGCTAGTGGAGTCAACCAAGCTATGATACTAAGCTTTGGAAGCTTACgattcagcaaccaacatcttGAATACAACATCCATCCTTCTAAACTACACAGAGACTTTTTATTCCGCAGAGTCAACTACGGAAACATGACACATGTTAACATAAGCGTAATAGTCCAGGAAGACAACAAAGCAGCTATATTTGTAGCCCTAGATCGCTCTGACAAGACTTATTACGCTTGTGATGCTGGCTGTCTCGACTCTCCTGTGCAACTTGGTCCGTACAGGAAATACTTCCCAGTGAAGTTGACTGATCCGTTAACAGCTATACTATATATAACAGCAGATCAGCAGCACATGGAAGAACTAAGGCATGCTATTCATGTTGTAGAAGTAGCGGAAGCCCCAGCGCATGAAAATCATGTAATAGCCATGCACAAACACGGTCACAGTTTGGGCGGATTAAATCCTCTATTCTGGATATCTATAATAGCTCTAATCGTCGTCTTCCACTTGTTCTTATGCCGGATAATCATGAACGAGTTCTGTGGCAGCGGTGTAGCATACAAACGCCTGTATAATAAGCCTTGA